Proteins encoded by one window of Paenibacillus urinalis:
- a CDS encoding DUF4176 domain-containing protein: MNNSETPLPNGSIVRLKEGSKKLVIYGRKQIMMTEPPRTFDYIGCLYPEGYINPDYTYGFNHEDIEEIVFMGFVDQEEEQFSARLKEA, from the coding sequence ATGAACAATTCAGAAACACCGCTCCCTAACGGCTCCATCGTCCGATTGAAGGAAGGATCCAAGAAGCTGGTTATTTACGGGCGCAAGCAGATTATGATGACCGAGCCACCGCGAACTTTTGACTATATCGGATGTTTGTATCCGGAAGGGTATATCAACCCGGATTATACGTACGGTTTCAATCATGAGGATATTGAGGAGATCGTATTCATGGGATTTGTGGATCAGGAAGAGGAGCAGTTCTCTGCACGTTTAAAAGAGGCTTAG
- the licT gene encoding BglG family transcription antiterminator LicT, translating into MIIKQIFNNNIVSTMDDKDQELLILGRGIGFQFKVGDTIDEGRIEKIFRLQDSSIYERFKAIVAEVPAEILQVTDDIVSLTRTQLNKSISDGIYVSLSDHIHFAVQRLTKGQITRNPLTWEVQHFYKAEYDVAADALTLIKERLGIDFPKEEICNIALHFINAEVNDSMNDVTHLMQLLQEIMNIIKYHFNVEFDEDSVNYFRFITHLKYFCQRVITHSSYDDTEEYLYEVVRKNYPSTFKCIEKIETFILKHYQYEMTHSEQLYLTLHLERLMKHKK; encoded by the coding sequence GTGATCATTAAACAGATATTCAACAACAATATTGTAAGCACGATGGATGACAAGGACCAGGAGCTGCTGATTCTCGGCCGAGGAATTGGTTTTCAGTTCAAGGTTGGCGACACCATCGACGAAGGACGCATCGAGAAAATATTCCGTTTGCAGGATTCGTCCATATACGAGAGATTCAAGGCGATTGTGGCCGAAGTGCCCGCAGAAATTTTGCAGGTTACAGACGATATCGTCAGTCTCACGCGCACGCAGCTGAACAAGTCGATCAGCGATGGGATTTACGTTTCTTTATCTGACCATATCCATTTTGCAGTGCAGCGGTTAACGAAAGGGCAAATTACTCGTAACCCACTGACATGGGAAGTGCAGCATTTTTACAAGGCGGAATATGATGTAGCCGCGGATGCACTGACCTTGATCAAGGAGAGACTCGGGATTGATTTTCCCAAAGAGGAGATTTGCAATATCGCTCTGCACTTCATCAATGCAGAAGTCAACGACTCCATGAATGATGTGACGCATCTCATGCAGCTGCTGCAGGAGATCATGAATATTATCAAATATCATTTTAACGTAGAGTTTGATGAGGATTCCGTCAACTATTTCCGATTCATTACGCATCTCAAATACTTCTGCCAGCGTGTGATTACCCATTCATCGTATGATGATACAGAGGAGTATTTATATGAAGTGGTACGAAAGAATTATCCATCAACGTTTAAGTGTATAGAGAAAATCGAGACGTTCATCCTCAAGCATTATCAGTATGAGATGACGCACTCGGAGCAGTTATACTTGACGCTGCATCTGGAACGATTGATGAAACACAAAAAATAA
- a CDS encoding beta-glucoside-specific PTS transporter subunit IIABC — protein sequence MSHQKAAQEIIKSVGGVDNVNSVYHCITRLRFELKDHDKVDSHSFKKIEKVMGTNVSGDQFQVIIGNEVPKVFDAMVKEYPELAQAKESEQTKKPDKKQNVILKIFETIAGVFAPMLPAITAAGLLKGLLALLSSLGWISVGTDTYRILSAIGDGVFYFLPMLIAASAARKFGSNPFVALALSTALMYPDMGTLLSGEAAVSFLGIPVTAVSYASSVIPVLLAVWILSYVEKWVDKIIPSALKLLLVPLISLLIMVPVTLIAIGPLGTVIGSGLSGGINWLLDEGGLIAGIVLGGAMAVITMTGMHYALVPVILSNIATLGFDKFLPLTYISNMGQAGATLGVFIRAKDKNLKSVALSTSFTALMGVTEPAMYGINMKYKRPFAAAMIGSAVGGGFGLAFGAKAYVLAGNGGLPGLPALVGQTFWYSLIAMILAFGVAVIMTVIFGIREEEAEQETTGKSDVTASASSVAATETTETTSVPVAKEAAVVSELPETPVPTEDATAVAPMTGKAVPLSEVNDPTFGEELMGKGVAFVPSIGKLASPVTGTVMNVFKTKHAIVVRSDNGMELLIHVGINTVKLRGQYFESHVATGDRVQAGDELLTFELDKIAENYDITTAMVVTNTADYTEIRPLKLGDIRTGEAVLAARL from the coding sequence ATGAGTCATCAAAAAGCGGCGCAGGAGATTATCAAGTCTGTCGGCGGCGTGGATAACGTCAATTCTGTATATCACTGCATTACGCGTTTACGGTTTGAGCTTAAAGATCATGACAAGGTCGACAGCCATTCATTTAAAAAGATCGAGAAGGTCATGGGCACAAATGTGTCAGGAGACCAATTCCAGGTCATTATCGGTAACGAAGTACCGAAGGTATTCGATGCCATGGTGAAAGAGTATCCAGAGCTTGCACAAGCAAAAGAGAGCGAGCAAACGAAAAAACCGGATAAGAAGCAAAATGTGATCCTGAAAATATTCGAAACGATAGCAGGCGTCTTCGCACCTATGCTTCCTGCCATTACGGCAGCGGGTTTACTCAAAGGGCTGCTGGCCCTGCTGTCATCATTAGGCTGGATCTCCGTCGGAACCGATACATACCGGATCTTATCCGCGATCGGTGACGGGGTATTCTACTTCCTGCCTATGCTGATTGCAGCTAGTGCGGCTCGGAAATTTGGCAGCAATCCGTTTGTTGCCCTAGCCCTTAGTACCGCGCTCATGTATCCGGATATGGGCACCCTCTTGTCAGGCGAAGCAGCGGTATCCTTCTTAGGCATTCCGGTTACGGCAGTGTCGTATGCGTCGTCTGTCATTCCCGTGCTGCTAGCAGTCTGGATTCTGTCTTATGTAGAAAAGTGGGTAGACAAGATCATCCCTTCTGCATTAAAGCTGCTCTTAGTACCTCTCATTTCACTGCTAATTATGGTTCCAGTCACACTCATCGCGATTGGTCCACTGGGGACGGTAATCGGAAGCGGGCTGTCCGGTGGAATCAACTGGCTGCTTGATGAGGGCGGACTGATTGCAGGTATTGTTCTTGGGGGAGCGATGGCGGTTATTACGATGACAGGGATGCACTATGCACTTGTGCCTGTTATTCTGAGCAACATCGCTACGCTTGGTTTTGACAAGTTCCTGCCGCTTACTTACATCTCCAACATGGGGCAAGCGGGCGCGACGCTTGGGGTATTTATCCGAGCGAAGGACAAGAACCTGAAATCTGTTGCTCTGTCCACCAGCTTCACTGCACTCATGGGTGTAACAGAACCGGCAATGTACGGTATTAACATGAAATATAAACGGCCTTTTGCGGCGGCCATGATCGGTAGTGCCGTGGGCGGCGGATTCGGACTTGCCTTCGGTGCAAAAGCTTACGTATTGGCCGGAAATGGGGGCTTGCCTGGCTTGCCAGCTCTGGTAGGTCAAACCTTCTGGTATTCCTTGATTGCGATGATTCTTGCTTTTGGCGTTGCTGTCATTATGACAGTCATCTTCGGAATACGTGAGGAAGAAGCAGAGCAAGAAACAACAGGAAAGTCAGATGTTACAGCTTCAGCATCATCTGTTGCAGCAACTGAAACAACAGAAACAACATCTGTACCCGTAGCGAAGGAAGCGGCAGTCGTATCCGAGCTGCCGGAGACCCCGGTACCGACTGAGGATGCAACAGCCGTTGCGCCAATGACAGGGAAGGCGGTTCCGCTCTCGGAAGTTAATGATCCTACCTTTGGTGAAGAGCTGATGGGTAAAGGTGTGGCCTTTGTACCTTCCATTGGCAAGCTAGCGTCTCCGGTTACAGGCACGGTTATGAATGTATTCAAGACGAAGCATGCTATCGTCGTTCGCAGTGACAACGGAATGGAGCTCTTAATTCATGTCGGTATTAATACCGTCAAGCTGCGGGGGCAATATTTTGAATCTCATGTGGCAACGGGCGACCGGGTGCAGGCGGGGGATGAGCTGCTTACCTTTGAACTGGATAAAATCGCAGAGAACTACGATATCACAACAGCGATGGTTGTCACCAATACGGCGGATTATACAGAGATCAGACCCTTGAAGCTTGGCGATATCAGAACAGGGGAAGCTGTGTTAGCAGCTAGGCTGTAA
- the ascB gene encoding 6-phospho-beta-glucosidase yields the protein MQNVQGFSKDFLWGGAIAANQAEGAYDAGGKGLSTADMVPYFDKKDYVNLKELMHVTSDSIQKAMAHRSAEGYPKRYGIDFYHRFKEDIALFAELGLKVFRLSINWPRIFPNGDDLTPNEEGLRFYDEVFDELRKNNIEPLVTLSHYEMPMNLVLNYGGWAGREVIDHFVRYADTVMNRYKDKVKYWLTFNEINTTIIEPFTGGGIVEDRVENPMQASYQALHHQFVASSRVTKLAREINSEFKIGCMLARMIHYPATSKPEDVLQTQIDNQLNLLHTDVQVRGSYPPYMARYWAEHGVSVHMEPGDLDLLKQHTVDFISFSYYTSLVSAVNPEEYGVTGGNLYSTIRNPNLPRTEWGWQLDPIGLRVALKEMYDRYQLPLFVVENGLGARDTVEPDGSIQDDYRIDYFRQHIQQMKEAVMDGVDLMGYTSWGVIDIISASTSEMSKRYGFIYVDQDDHGKGTLDRYKKKSFGWYQKVIASNGEDLD from the coding sequence ATGCAGAATGTACAGGGTTTTTCTAAAGACTTTCTATGGGGAGGTGCCATTGCGGCCAATCAAGCTGAAGGTGCCTATGATGCAGGCGGCAAAGGCTTGTCTACAGCGGACATGGTCCCATACTTCGATAAGAAGGACTATGTTAATCTCAAGGAATTGATGCATGTAACGAGTGATTCCATACAGAAGGCAATGGCACATCGCAGTGCGGAAGGTTACCCTAAGCGCTACGGAATCGATTTTTACCATCGTTTCAAAGAAGATATTGCTTTATTTGCCGAGCTGGGACTTAAAGTATTCCGTTTGTCTATCAATTGGCCGCGTATTTTTCCAAATGGAGACGACCTGACGCCAAACGAGGAAGGTCTGCGATTCTACGATGAGGTGTTTGATGAGCTGAGAAAAAACAACATCGAGCCGTTGGTCACACTGTCTCACTATGAAATGCCAATGAACCTAGTGCTTAATTACGGGGGCTGGGCCGGACGTGAAGTCATCGACCATTTCGTTAGGTATGCGGATACGGTAATGAATCGATACAAGGATAAGGTCAAATACTGGCTGACCTTTAACGAGATCAACACCACGATTATCGAGCCGTTCACCGGCGGAGGCATTGTAGAGGACCGGGTAGAGAATCCAATGCAGGCTTCGTACCAAGCTTTGCATCATCAATTTGTAGCCAGTAGTAGAGTAACGAAGCTCGCCCGCGAGATCAATTCAGAGTTCAAGATTGGCTGCATGCTTGCCCGCATGATTCATTACCCGGCAACGTCCAAGCCTGAGGATGTGCTTCAGACACAGATCGATAATCAGCTCAATCTACTGCATACCGATGTACAGGTTAGAGGAAGCTATCCTCCTTACATGGCGAGATATTGGGCAGAGCATGGGGTATCTGTTCATATGGAGCCGGGTGATCTGGATCTGCTGAAGCAGCACACCGTTGATTTCATATCGTTCAGCTATTACACCTCGCTCGTCTCTGCGGTGAATCCGGAGGAGTACGGAGTTACCGGCGGTAATCTGTACAGTACGATCCGTAATCCGAATCTCCCACGAACAGAGTGGGGGTGGCAGTTGGATCCGATTGGACTACGAGTTGCCTTGAAGGAAATGTATGATCGCTATCAGCTGCCTCTGTTTGTTGTGGAGAATGGGTTGGGAGCAAGAGATACAGTAGAACCGGATGGTTCCATCCAAGATGACTACCGGATTGATTATTTCCGCCAGCACATTCAGCAGATGAAGGAAGCGGTAATGGATGGCGTAGATCTGATGGGTTATACAAGCTGGGGTGTCATTGATATCATCAGTGCTTCCACTTCCGAGATGTCCAAACGTTATGGATTCATCTATGTGGATCAGGATGATCATGGCAAGGGAACACTCGATCGATATAAGAAGAAAAGCTTCGGCTGGTATCAGAAGGTCATCGCTTCCAATGGTGAGGATCTCGATTAA
- a CDS encoding WXG100 family type VII secretion target → MDQRINLYPEELQQISRQFTQASQNGQTVVQQLNKMILESEGQWEGERQREFLQRIQESLTSVQSYLSGLQETGTQLQQTAVHFQNADQSR, encoded by the coding sequence ATGGATCAGCGGATCAACCTCTACCCAGAGGAGCTGCAGCAGATTTCGCGCCAGTTCACTCAGGCATCCCAGAATGGACAAACGGTGGTGCAGCAGCTGAACAAGATGATTCTTGAATCGGAGGGTCAGTGGGAAGGCGAGCGGCAGCGGGAATTTCTCCAGCGGATTCAGGAGAGTCTCACCTCCGTCCAATCCTACTTGAGTGGGTTGCAGGAGACAGGTACGCAGCTGCAGCAGACGGCAGTTCATTTTCAAAATGCGGACCAAAGCAGATAA
- a CDS encoding sensor histidine kinase: MFTKLRNRFLILNLVIISIIMLVAFTSIYTITYRDVQRNIHMELNKVTDSYTRDFNLPRGDRPGGDLSMGGPDDGEFGFEGAPPKRSISFMLETDPNLTITGRETTLELEETFYPLALDAAVAENKASGQFELDGSHWTFEILQTSTGYMLVFLDTSSQQVILTNLIYTFAIVALVMLIVIFFTSRFFANRSITPIQEAFDKQKQFIADASHELKTPLTIINTNTDVLLANSEDQIRDQEKWLYYIKSETERMTRLTNDLLYLTEMDDSRAGILYTKFDMSEAVENILLTMEAVMFEKQVHLSYEIEPGLQVTGASEQIKQVVMILLDNAVKYTNEGGSVTLTLKKLQQEVVLSVTNTGEGIAPEHLSRIFDRFYRTDSGRARKQGGYGLGLAIAKSIVEQHKGRIYAKSTVGESTTFYVHLS; the protein is encoded by the coding sequence ATGTTTACCAAGCTTAGAAACCGGTTCCTGATCTTGAATCTCGTCATCATCTCGATCATTATGCTGGTTGCTTTTACCTCGATATATACGATTACGTATCGGGATGTTCAGCGAAATATTCATATGGAGCTGAATAAAGTAACGGATTCCTACACCCGGGACTTCAATCTTCCGCGCGGAGATCGTCCTGGTGGAGATCTAAGTATGGGAGGACCGGACGATGGTGAGTTCGGATTCGAAGGAGCACCACCCAAGCGCTCGATCTCTTTCATGCTGGAGACAGATCCTAACCTTACGATTACAGGTCGTGAGACTACACTTGAACTGGAGGAGACGTTCTATCCGCTTGCTCTGGATGCAGCCGTTGCGGAGAACAAAGCGAGTGGACAATTTGAACTGGATGGGAGTCACTGGACTTTTGAGATTCTTCAGACCAGCACAGGCTACATGCTCGTATTTCTCGATACCAGCTCACAGCAGGTTATCCTGACGAATCTGATCTATACCTTCGCGATTGTTGCACTCGTGATGCTGATCGTCATCTTCTTTACGAGCCGCTTCTTTGCCAACCGGTCCATTACACCGATTCAGGAGGCCTTTGACAAGCAGAAGCAGTTCATCGCCGACGCCTCTCATGAGTTAAAGACACCACTGACCATTATCAATACCAATACGGATGTTCTGCTGGCTAACAGTGAGGATCAGATCCGAGATCAGGAGAAATGGCTGTATTATATCAAGTCCGAAACGGAACGTATGACCAGACTGACCAATGATCTCCTATACCTGACGGAGATGGATGATTCTCGTGCGGGTATCCTGTATACGAAATTTGATATGAGCGAGGCGGTCGAAAATATTCTGTTAACGATGGAAGCCGTTATGTTCGAGAAGCAGGTTCACCTCAGCTATGAGATCGAACCCGGTCTTCAGGTAACCGGCGCGAGTGAGCAGATCAAGCAAGTAGTCATGATTCTGCTCGATAATGCCGTCAAATACACGAATGAGGGCGGCTCCGTTACTCTCACTCTAAAAAAACTGCAGCAAGAGGTCGTCTTATCCGTCACGAATACCGGTGAAGGTATTGCTCCAGAGCATTTGTCGCGAATATTCGACCGCTTCTATCGGACAGATTCCGGGAGAGCGCGCAAGCAAGGGGGGTACGGACTGGGTCTCGCCATTGCGAAGTCGATTGTGGAGCAGCACAAGGGCAGGATTTATGCCAAGAGCACCGTAGGTGAATCGACTACATTTTATGTGCACCTATCCTAG
- a CDS encoding response regulator transcription factor produces the protein MRILIVEDELHLAEALSQILKKQNYSVDMVHDGRSGLDYALSGIYDLLLLDIMMPEMDGITVLKEIRKEGLSTPVILLTAKGEIDDKITGLDYGADDYVAKPFSSGELLARIRAVLRRKSEVMPEEGLKFGDMELNTSTLKLSVNGKEMKLNLKENELLELLMVRKQSITSKEQIIEKLWGFDSDVEHNNVEVYISFLRKKLNFLNSAVRISTVRGVGYVLEVNT, from the coding sequence ATGAGAATATTAATTGTGGAAGACGAGCTTCATCTGGCGGAGGCACTCTCCCAAATCTTAAAAAAACAAAACTATTCCGTAGATATGGTCCATGACGGCAGAAGCGGACTCGATTATGCTCTCAGCGGGATCTATGATCTGCTGCTGCTTGATATTATGATGCCGGAAATGGATGGGATCACTGTCCTGAAGGAAATTCGCAAGGAAGGCCTCTCCACTCCCGTCATTCTGCTGACGGCCAAAGGCGAGATCGATGACAAAATTACCGGGCTGGATTATGGTGCCGACGACTACGTCGCCAAGCCCTTCTCCTCTGGAGAACTGCTGGCCCGAATCAGAGCCGTGCTGCGGCGCAAAAGCGAGGTCATGCCAGAGGAAGGTCTGAAATTCGGGGATATGGAGCTCAATACTTCTACCCTGAAGCTCTCGGTTAACGGGAAGGAAATGAAGCTGAATCTGAAAGAAAATGAGCTATTGGAGCTGCTAATGGTAAGGAAGCAGTCGATTACCTCCAAGGAGCAGATTATTGAGAAGCTGTGGGGCTTTGATTCTGATGTCGAGCACAACAATGTAGAGGTATATATCTCTTTTTTGCGTAAGAAGCTGAACTTCCTGAATTCTGCCGTCCGCATCAGCACCGTTCGAGGCGTTGGGTATGTGTTAGAGGTGAATACCTGA